In Allomuricauda ruestringensis DSM 13258, the following proteins share a genomic window:
- the ruvC gene encoding crossover junction endodeoxyribonuclease RuvC → MATEKIILGIDPGTTIMGFGIIKVINKQMHFVQMNELMLRKYDDPYVKLKLIFERTLELIDTYHPDEIAIEAPFYGKNVQSMLKLGRAQGVAMAAGLSREVPITEYMPKKIKMAITGNGNASKEQVARMLQSVLKLKSLPKNLDSTDGLAAAVCHFYNEGRVEIGKSYTGWEAFIKQNPDKIK, encoded by the coding sequence TTGGCAACAGAAAAAATCATATTGGGAATAGACCCTGGAACCACGATCATGGGTTTCGGAATCATAAAGGTCATCAACAAACAAATGCACTTTGTGCAAATGAACGAGTTGATGCTGCGAAAATATGATGACCCCTATGTTAAACTCAAACTTATTTTTGAGCGTACCCTGGAGCTCATCGATACCTATCATCCCGATGAAATAGCCATTGAAGCCCCTTTTTATGGTAAAAATGTACAGTCGATGTTAAAATTGGGCCGTGCCCAAGGGGTGGCCATGGCCGCTGGACTTTCCAGAGAAGTTCCGATAACGGAATATATGCCCAAAAAGATAAAAATGGCCATTACTGGCAACGGAAACGCCAGCAAAGAACAAGTAGCTAGAATGCTTCAAAGCGTCCTGAAATTGAAATCTTTACCTAAAAATCTGGATAGCACGGATGGTTTGGCCGCTGCCGTTTGTCATTTCTACAACGAGGGCAGGGTAGAAATCGGAAAAAGCTATACCGGTTGGGAGGCTTTCATCAAACAGAACCCAGATAAGATCAAATAA
- the hemW gene encoding radical SAM family heme chaperone HemW → MSGIYIHIPFCKQACHYCDFHFSTQLGKKEVMVNAIAKELVLRKSEVDDAVETIYFGGGTPSVLTAEEIEQLIKAVYDNYKVIDHPEITLEANPDDLVSSRVESSDLFSEYKNAGINRLSIGIQSFFDEDLKLMNRAHDAGEAEQCIKEATEHFDNITIDLIYGIPGMDNERWKANIQKALDFGLPHISSYALTVEPRTALKKFIEKGVVPDVDDEQAQEQFHILMDMLEAHGFVNYEISNFGKPGFFSKNNTAYWLGKKYLGVGPSAHSFDGQHRSWNIRNNTTYIKKINQGELPSEIETLSTTDRYNEFVMTGLRTIWGVDLDRIASEFGSNYLKYLNQQAAKFLEQGLLVLEDGKLLTTKKGKFLADGIAADLFMLNLK, encoded by the coding sequence ATGAGCGGAATTTACATTCACATTCCATTTTGCAAGCAAGCTTGCCATTATTGCGATTTCCATTTTTCCACACAATTGGGAAAAAAGGAGGTCATGGTCAATGCCATTGCCAAAGAGCTTGTTTTACGAAAATCGGAGGTGGATGATGCCGTCGAGACCATCTATTTTGGAGGAGGAACACCATCGGTTCTTACTGCCGAGGAAATCGAGCAACTTATTAAAGCCGTTTACGACAATTACAAAGTAATTGACCATCCAGAAATCACCTTGGAAGCTAATCCAGATGACTTGGTGTCATCTCGGGTAGAGTCGAGTGACCTCTTTTCAGAATACAAAAATGCAGGAATCAACCGCCTCAGCATCGGCATTCAATCTTTTTTTGATGAAGATTTAAAGCTGATGAACCGTGCCCATGATGCTGGAGAAGCTGAACAATGTATCAAAGAAGCAACGGAGCATTTCGACAACATCACCATTGATTTGATTTACGGAATCCCAGGGATGGACAACGAGCGCTGGAAAGCCAACATCCAAAAAGCATTGGATTTTGGCCTGCCCCATATCTCCAGCTATGCGTTGACCGTGGAGCCCCGAACGGCTCTTAAAAAATTCATTGAAAAAGGAGTTGTGCCCGATGTGGATGATGAGCAGGCACAAGAGCAGTTCCATATTTTGATGGATATGTTGGAAGCTCATGGTTTTGTGAATTATGAGATTTCCAATTTTGGGAAACCTGGTTTTTTCTCCAAGAACAATACAGCGTACTGGTTGGGGAAGAAATATCTGGGGGTAGGTCCATCGGCCCATTCGTTTGATGGACAACACAGAAGCTGGAACATTAGGAACAACACGACCTACATAAAAAAAATAAACCAAGGTGAATTGCCCTCGGAAATTGAAACACTTTCCACAACGGACAGGTATAACGAATTTGTAATGACAGGCCTGCGCACCATTTGGGGCGTGGATTTGGATAGGATTGCATCGGAATTTGGGTCAAACTATTTAAAATATCTCAATCAACAGGCAGCTAAATTTTTGGAGCAGGGTTTACTTGTTTTGGAAGATGGGAAATTGCTCACGACCAAAAAAGGCAAGTTTTTGGCCGATGGAATTGCCGCAGACCTTTTTATGCTTAACTTAAAATAG
- a CDS encoding cyclase family protein — MIATIKHNSRNYKIDLTKPLDISIPLKGGDNNVNAWYLDPPKITPHEQDGFVGKVSEGASTNFNDIWFNPHSHVTHTECLGHISEEFNSINKKLKKFFFLAELITVAPEQMGDDFVISEKQIKYALGNKKRQAVVIRTIPNLGYKRSKKYSDTNPTYLTEEAAKCLVKKGVEHLLIDLPSVDKERDGGDLLAHKAFWNMNGKPRTKATITEFVYVPNPVEDGTYFLNLQVAPFENDASPSRPVLYKIENK; from the coding sequence TTGATTGCAACCATAAAACACAACTCCCGAAACTACAAAATAGACCTGACCAAACCGCTTGATATTTCCATACCGCTCAAAGGTGGCGACAACAATGTGAATGCGTGGTATTTGGACCCACCAAAAATTACCCCCCACGAACAAGATGGCTTTGTGGGCAAGGTGAGCGAGGGAGCTTCCACCAATTTCAACGATATTTGGTTCAATCCACATTCGCATGTAACCCATACCGAATGTTTGGGGCATATTTCCGAGGAGTTCAACTCCATCAACAAAAAGCTGAAGAAGTTTTTCTTTTTGGCCGAGTTGATCACCGTGGCACCCGAACAAATGGGCGATGATTTTGTTATCTCCGAAAAGCAAATAAAATATGCTTTGGGCAACAAAAAAAGACAGGCCGTGGTCATCAGGACCATACCTAATTTGGGGTACAAACGATCTAAAAAGTACTCCGATACCAATCCCACCTATTTAACCGAGGAAGCCGCCAAGTGTTTGGTGAAAAAAGGAGTGGAACATTTGTTAATTGACCTGCCTTCGGTGGACAAGGAAAGGGACGGCGGAGACCTTTTGGCACACAAGGCCTTTTGGAACATGAACGGTAAGCCCCGCACAAAAGCGACGATTACTGAGTTTGTTTATGTGCCCAACCCCGTGGAGGACGGCACCTATTTTTTAAACCTTCAAGTGGCACCTTTTGAGAACGATGCCAGCCCTAGCAGGCCCGTACTTTATAAAATTGAAAACAAATAG
- a CDS encoding DUF4260 domain-containing protein has translation MKTMLKLEELMMFVLGIYLFGLLDYAWWWFLALILTPDIGMIGYLFGNKAGAFSYNLFHHKGVAILIYLAGVYFSIPLCQLIGVILFAHSALDRMLGYGLKYNKGFKFTHLGEIGNNNG, from the coding sequence ATGAAAACAATGCTTAAATTGGAAGAGTTGATGATGTTCGTGCTGGGCATCTATCTTTTCGGTTTATTGGATTATGCCTGGTGGTGGTTTTTGGCACTTATTTTAACGCCAGATATTGGAATGATCGGGTATCTTTTCGGAAACAAAGCAGGAGCCTTTTCCTATAATTTGTTTCATCATAAAGGAGTGGCCATACTAATTTATCTTGCTGGTGTCTACTTTTCAATACCTTTATGCCAGCTGATTGGTGTAATTTTGTTCGCGCATTCTGCTTTGGACAGAATGTTGGGTTACGGATTAAAATATAACAAAGGGTTCAAGTTTACCCATTTGGGTGAAATAGGTAATAATAATGGGTGA
- a CDS encoding DUF4230 domain-containing protein, whose translation MGEAIDIILGLILGAILMYWVFSLFRKKKNKEITEHQSTVILNKIRSVCKLVSVEGDFAEIYHYENTKDSFMSLFRSKKKALIIIKAKAHIGYDLNKLDMRADNDKKKIILSHFPEPEVLSIEPDLQFYDIKNGIFNSFSPTDLTNLNQEAKEHIKQKIPESGLMETAKNEALQAVLVVEKIVETIGWTLDYSALEISNQEKQFIKE comes from the coding sequence ATGGGTGAAGCAATAGACATAATTCTGGGGTTGATTTTAGGCGCAATATTGATGTATTGGGTCTTTTCCCTGTTCCGAAAAAAGAAGAACAAGGAGATTACGGAGCATCAATCCACGGTAATCTTGAACAAGATACGCAGCGTGTGCAAACTGGTTTCCGTTGAAGGTGATTTTGCCGAAATCTATCACTATGAGAATACCAAGGACAGTTTTATGAGCTTGTTCCGAAGCAAGAAAAAGGCACTGATCATTATCAAGGCCAAGGCCCACATCGGATATGACCTGAACAAACTTGATATGCGGGCAGATAATGATAAGAAGAAAATCATATTGAGTCACTTTCCAGAACCAGAAGTGCTGTCCATAGAGCCCGACTTGCAGTTTTACGATATTAAAAATGGTATTTTTAACAGCTTTTCGCCCACGGATCTAACGAATTTAAACCAAGAGGCCAAGGAGCACATCAAACAGAAAATTCCAGAAAGTGGACTCATGGAAACCGCAAAAAATGAAGCCTTACAGGCCGTTTTGGTCGTAGAGAAAATAGTAGAGACCATCGGGTGGACATTGGACTATTCCGCCTTGGAAATATCAAACCAAGAAAAACAATTTATAAAAGAGTGA
- a CDS encoding Dabb family protein, with the protein MKTKILTLLLVGTISVMSNAQESDKTTFDHTFAHVVYFWFKNPDNQADRATFEASLTKFLNKSKYAKTKFIGKPPKAIRDVVDDSFTYSLILSFESAEDQAAYQEEPPHMVFIEECEDLWEKVIVYDSQGIEQ; encoded by the coding sequence ATGAAAACCAAAATTTTGACCCTACTTCTTGTAGGAACAATATCAGTTATGAGCAACGCACAAGAATCCGACAAAACTACTTTTGACCACACGTTTGCACATGTGGTTTATTTCTGGTTTAAAAACCCAGATAACCAAGCCGACAGAGCCACTTTTGAAGCATCCTTGACCAAGTTTTTGAACAAATCCAAGTATGCCAAAACCAAATTTATAGGTAAACCACCAAAGGCGATTCGCGATGTGGTAGATGATTCTTTCACCTATTCTTTGATTCTATCCTTTGAATCGGCAGAAGATCAGGCTGCTTACCAGGAAGAGCCACCACATATGGTGTTTATTGAAGAGTGCGAGGACCTCTGGGAAAAGGTAATTGTTTACGACTCGCAGGGAATCGAGCAATGA
- a CDS encoding MmcQ/YjbR family DNA-binding protein, which produces MNVEELRELCVSKKGVTEEFPFDESTLVFKVMGKMFALVPLERLPAQCNLKCDPERAEELREEYDGNITPGYHMSKTHWNTLFLEQLPPQLIKDLIDHSYNLVVESLTKKLRQELKSLD; this is translated from the coding sequence ATGAATGTAGAGGAACTTAGGGAGCTTTGCGTATCCAAGAAAGGGGTAACTGAAGAATTTCCGTTTGATGAAAGCACTTTGGTGTTCAAGGTAATGGGCAAAATGTTTGCCTTGGTTCCCTTGGAACGTCTTCCTGCGCAGTGCAACCTAAAGTGCGACCCGGAAAGAGCAGAGGAACTCCGTGAAGAATATGACGGAAACATTACACCGGGCTATCACATGAGCAAAACCCATTGGAACACCTTGTTTTTGGAACAACTCCCTCCCCAATTGATCAAAGACCTTATAGATCATTCGTATAATTTGGTTGTGGAAAGTCTTACAAAGAAACTACGGCAGGAGCTTAAATCGTTGGATTGA
- a CDS encoding MutS-related protein, translating to MTKLKEFYTNQKSAYQTEQQREKKKLSLLATLRLTIFVTIWFTIYLFWDTTVLVVVLPLLIVSFLYLVVRFSNVKRHKKYLERLIDINNKELQILNRRFHDFPDGSEFLELGHPYAQDLDLFGRGSFYQYANRTTLQQGREVFSNLLLDGYPKDIAKKQEAIQELVKLPEWRQHFSALAGETQPKISPEVVSDWMKNHKSFMPKWAGVVPPIFALLSILAITLAAMGIVPESLVLFWYFLGVGVVGRYAKNIVGFTTKVSEAQETIQQHQRLISELEEHTLNSELLQELQKKLVVKGEKTSKILKRFSQSMTMLEQQFNLIVSFFGQGLGLYSLFYAYQVESWIAKYGTEVESWFSAIAQFDAYITLGTYAFNHPDHTYPNLVQGETVLKAKEVGHPLVDPEKNVLNDFEIGKGRFCIVTGANMAGKSTFLRAIALQIVMANMGLPVLGKDVKYAPVRLLTSMRSSDSLADETSYFYAELKRLKYIVEELEKDDCFVVLDEILKGTNSVDKAEGSKKFVERLVRNGSTGMVATHDLSLCTLADQLPEVENRYFDAQIVNGELFFDYRFKEGVCQNMNASFLLKNMGIVD from the coding sequence ATGACGAAATTAAAGGAGTTTTATACCAATCAAAAGAGTGCCTATCAAACTGAGCAACAGCGTGAGAAGAAAAAACTATCTCTTTTAGCAACGCTTCGACTCACGATTTTTGTGACGATTTGGTTTACGATCTACTTATTTTGGGACACTACCGTATTAGTTGTGGTATTGCCCCTTTTGATTGTATCATTCCTTTATTTGGTAGTGAGATTCAGTAATGTAAAACGTCATAAAAAGTATTTGGAAAGACTTATTGATATCAACAATAAGGAATTGCAAATTTTGAATCGTCGTTTCCACGATTTTCCCGATGGGAGCGAGTTTTTGGAACTTGGCCATCCATACGCACAGGATCTTGATCTTTTTGGAAGAGGTTCGTTCTATCAGTATGCAAACCGAACCACATTACAGCAGGGGCGAGAAGTGTTTTCGAATCTTTTGTTGGATGGATATCCAAAGGATATAGCTAAAAAACAAGAGGCCATTCAAGAGTTGGTCAAGTTGCCCGAGTGGCGACAACATTTTTCGGCACTGGCCGGGGAAACCCAACCCAAAATATCGCCTGAGGTAGTATCCGATTGGATGAAAAACCACAAATCCTTTATGCCCAAATGGGCGGGAGTTGTCCCTCCGATTTTTGCTTTGTTGTCCATTTTGGCAATCACTTTGGCTGCTATGGGCATAGTGCCAGAAAGTTTGGTCTTGTTTTGGTACTTTTTGGGTGTGGGTGTCGTTGGTCGATATGCCAAGAATATTGTTGGATTTACCACCAAGGTATCAGAGGCACAGGAAACTATTCAGCAGCACCAACGATTGATTTCCGAACTGGAGGAACACACTTTAAACTCGGAATTGCTACAGGAACTTCAAAAAAAATTAGTGGTCAAGGGCGAGAAGACATCAAAAATATTGAAACGCTTCTCCCAAAGTATGACCATGTTGGAACAACAATTCAACTTGATCGTGTCATTTTTTGGTCAAGGTCTGGGGTTGTACAGTCTATTTTATGCCTATCAAGTTGAATCTTGGATAGCAAAATACGGTACGGAGGTGGAAAGTTGGTTTTCCGCCATTGCTCAATTTGATGCGTACATCACATTGGGAACTTATGCTTTTAACCATCCTGATCATACCTATCCAAATTTAGTGCAAGGTGAAACGGTGTTGAAAGCAAAAGAAGTGGGGCACCCCTTGGTAGACCCCGAAAAGAACGTTTTGAACGATTTTGAAATCGGAAAAGGGCGTTTTTGTATCGTCACAGGGGCCAATATGGCGGGGAAAAGTACTTTTTTGCGAGCCATTGCTTTGCAAATAGTGATGGCTAACATGGGTTTGCCGGTTTTAGGAAAAGATGTAAAATATGCTCCAGTTCGTTTATTGACCAGTATGCGTTCTTCGGATTCTTTGGCGGATGAGACCTCCTATTTTTATGCAGAGCTCAAACGTCTAAAATATATTGTTGAAGAATTGGAAAAAGATGATTGTTTTGTGGTCTTGGATGAGATTTTGAAGGGTACCAACAGCGTGGACAAAGCCGAAGGCTCCAAAAAATTTGTGGAGCGTTTAGTACGGAATGGGTCCACGGGAATGGTGGCCACGCACGATTTAAGCTTGTGTACCCTCGCAGACCAACTTCCAGAGGTGGAAAACCGCTATTTTGACGCCCAAATTGTAAACGGAGAACTGTTCTTCGATTACAGGTTCAAAGAAGGCGTTTGCCAAAACATGAATGCATCTTTCCTATTAAAAAATATGGGTATTGTAGATTAA
- a CDS encoding DUF4407 domain-containing protein — translation MLQRFFIFCSGADTEILDTCSNGERNKYAGIGATVFFTAVMAFIASGYALYTVFDNIYTAIFFGLIWGLLIFNLDRYIVSTIKKRDNFKGELLQAAPRIVLALIIAVVISKPLEMKIFEKEINQVLLEEKNAMTLDNKEQLALQYTPKIESLNQDIANLKGEVATKETETNALYDTYISEAEGTAGTGLLGKGPVYEEKREKHDAALAELNALKETNGDKIENIEAQIAALQSDYNIAVADSQPIIDGFDGLMARINALGKLPWFPSFFIFLLFLAIETAPIIAKLLAPKGEYDYKFEEQESVVATWVTQKVEQRKLLLSTDGEINQQIYTDIKNEEELYRYKKQKAEELLRLQADSFHNVQVKGL, via the coding sequence ATGTTACAACGCTTTTTTATCTTCTGCTCAGGAGCGGATACCGAAATTTTAGACACTTGTTCCAATGGGGAACGCAACAAATATGCAGGCATTGGTGCCACCGTATTCTTTACCGCTGTAATGGCTTTTATCGCTTCCGGATATGCCCTTTACACCGTTTTCGACAATATCTACACCGCCATTTTCTTTGGTTTGATTTGGGGCTTGCTCATATTCAATTTGGACAGATACATCGTTTCCACCATTAAAAAGAGGGACAATTTTAAAGGCGAATTGCTCCAAGCCGCACCACGGATTGTTTTGGCATTGATCATTGCCGTAGTGATTTCCAAACCTTTGGAGATGAAGATTTTTGAAAAGGAAATCAACCAAGTGCTCTTGGAAGAGAAAAATGCCATGACCTTGGACAACAAGGAACAATTGGCGCTCCAATACACCCCAAAGATTGAAAGCCTTAATCAAGACATTGCCAACCTGAAAGGTGAAGTAGCGACCAAAGAGACAGAAACCAACGCCCTTTACGACACTTACATCTCCGAGGCTGAAGGCACCGCTGGTACAGGTTTGTTGGGAAAAGGCCCAGTTTATGAGGAAAAACGTGAAAAGCACGACGCAGCACTCGCTGAGCTCAATGCCTTAAAAGAAACGAATGGAGACAAAATTGAAAACATCGAAGCACAAATAGCAGCTTTGCAATCCGATTACAACATTGCCGTTGCCGATTCCCAACCCATTATTGATGGGTTTGATGGATTGATGGCCCGCATCAATGCATTGGGTAAATTACCCTGGTTTCCATCCTTTTTTATCTTTTTGTTGTTTTTGGCCATTGAAACGGCTCCTATTATTGCCAAGTTATTGGCTCCTAAAGGTGAGTACGATTACAAGTTTGAAGAACAGGAAAGTGTCGTCGCTACCTGGGTGACCCAAAAAGTGGAACAGCGTAAATTATTGTTGTCCACCGATGGGGAAATCAACCAGCAAATCTATACCGATATCAAAAACGAGGAAGAGCTATACCGCTACAAAAAGCAAAAAGCAGAGGAATTGCTTCGCTTGCAAGCCGATAGTTTTCATAATGTACAGGTAAAAGGACTTTAA
- a CDS encoding M56 family metallopeptidase: MLVFLLKSTACLAIFLVFYKLLLERESIHHFKRFFLLGTLITSFIIPNMVFTDYVDAIEPTTNSISPITDHISDYVIVEPIPQASIFDWQLLLWVIYVLGVVGFGLRFIANLLRIGLRIKKHPKFKENFVTKVLLRQSLPPHTFFNYIFLNQQQFEKKNIPQEVLLHEETHAKQRHSLDILIVELAQVLFWFNPIIYLFKSSIKLNHEFLADRAVIDKNNDRSHYQNTILLYLSHNSFNTHQSTGIANAINYSSIKKRFTVMKTNTSKKSFVLRSLLLLPLTALLLFGFTETRQIERESSFDQIIRMNLLDNGNVRLENESFHFNEIPKILKQDYLKIHDAKKIKVAINAIQPVHYNTITNLSKEIRTTGINLVEVFAHEVIMEESQFKENVPITPSTTLLNAKQMTVVGTDKGQEEFAASSPTSLPQNAAQKTINPINIKINKNGQILFQKDLVPLNDLKETLLKTNDHLSFDERKKTLRSVIEVDKNTPKNIIDRVDQILAEYGSATINIVGPKMIYQSSATREEMKEYNTLAKKYNDMDRNHMVIKKKEVMRLKNIYGKMSKKQRADAEPFPDFPKPPPAPPAPGTAKPPMPPSAITNIKETKPLAPPMPPAPKSPLEHIKEMADKGATFMFNGKEITAKKAIQVIRNNDKINIDTRGSKDKKPIVKLSVNPIEIEN; this comes from the coding sequence ATGTTGGTCTTTCTATTAAAATCCACTGCATGCCTCGCCATTTTTCTGGTATTCTACAAACTTTTGCTGGAAAGGGAAAGCATTCACCATTTTAAACGGTTTTTTCTTTTGGGGACCCTTATCACCTCTTTTATAATTCCAAATATGGTCTTCACGGATTATGTTGATGCGATTGAGCCAACCACCAACTCAATTTCTCCGATCACAGATCATATTTCCGATTACGTTATCGTGGAACCTATTCCGCAAGCATCAATTTTTGATTGGCAACTTTTGTTGTGGGTTATCTATGTATTGGGTGTTGTTGGGTTCGGACTCCGCTTTATTGCTAATCTTTTGCGAATAGGTTTACGCATCAAAAAACACCCCAAGTTCAAGGAGAATTTCGTCACTAAGGTCCTTTTACGACAATCACTTCCACCCCATACTTTTTTCAACTATATTTTTTTGAACCAACAACAATTTGAGAAAAAAAACATTCCACAGGAAGTACTTTTACATGAGGAAACCCATGCCAAGCAACGGCATAGTCTGGATATTCTAATTGTTGAACTGGCCCAAGTGTTATTTTGGTTCAACCCCATTATCTACCTATTTAAATCATCCATTAAGCTGAACCATGAATTTTTGGCGGATAGGGCCGTTATCGACAAGAACAACGATCGTTCGCATTATCAAAACACTATTCTATTATACTTATCACACAATAGTTTTAATACACATCAGTCGACCGGCATTGCAAATGCCATTAATTATTCATCAATCAAAAAACGTTTTACAGTCATGAAAACAAACACATCAAAAAAATCATTTGTATTGAGAAGCCTATTGCTTCTACCCCTAACGGCCCTATTGCTATTTGGATTTACAGAAACGCGTCAAATTGAAAGGGAAAGTTCTTTTGATCAAATCATTAGAATGAACCTTCTTGATAACGGCAATGTACGATTGGAAAATGAGAGTTTTCATTTTAATGAAATCCCGAAAATTCTAAAGCAAGACTACCTGAAAATACATGATGCCAAAAAAATCAAGGTTGCAATCAACGCTATTCAACCAGTACATTACAACACCATAACCAATTTATCCAAGGAAATAAGAACGACAGGCATTAATTTAGTTGAAGTGTTTGCCCATGAGGTTATTATGGAAGAGAGCCAGTTCAAAGAAAATGTTCCGATCACACCAAGCACAACACTTTTGAATGCAAAGCAAATGACAGTGGTTGGAACGGACAAGGGTCAAGAAGAATTTGCTGCGTCTTCTCCAACGTCCTTGCCTCAAAATGCTGCCCAAAAAACCATCAACCCAATCAATATAAAAATCAATAAGAATGGTCAGATATTGTTTCAGAAAGATTTGGTGCCCTTAAATGATTTAAAAGAAACCCTTTTAAAAACAAACGACCATCTCTCTTTTGATGAGCGTAAAAAAACACTGCGCTCGGTAATAGAGGTTGACAAAAACACACCAAAAAACATTATTGATCGGGTAGATCAAATTCTCGCCGAGTATGGCTCTGCCACCATTAATATTGTTGGTCCAAAAATGATTTATCAGAGTAGTGCTACCCGAGAAGAAATGAAAGAGTACAATACCCTGGCCAAAAAGTACAATGATATGGACCGAAACCATATGGTGATCAAAAAGAAAGAGGTTATGCGATTAAAAAACATTTATGGCAAAATGTCCAAAAAGCAACGGGCAGATGCAGAACCCTTTCCTGATTTTCCAAAGCCACCTCCAGCCCCACCGGCTCCGGGAACTGCAAAACCTCCAATGCCTCCTTCAGCCATTACAAACATAAAAGAAACAAAACCTTTGGCGCCCCCTATGCCCCCTGCACCAAAATCACCTTTGGAGCACATCAAGGAAATGGCGGACAAGGGAGCTACTTTTATGTTCAACGGCAAGGAAATAACCGCTAAAAAAGCAATCCAAGTCATTAGAAACAATGACAAAATAAACATAGACACCAGGGGTTCCAAGGATAAAAAGCCAATAGTAAAACTATCGGTAAATCCAATTGAAATAGAAAACTAG
- a CDS encoding BlaI/MecI/CopY family transcriptional regulator translates to MQLSKSEEELMNIVWKLKKAFMKDLLGAYPEPKPATTTVATLLKRMTDKGFLAYNSIGRSREYYPLVKKKDYFSKHVNGLIKNFFNDSASQFASFFAKETNLSKTELEELKKLIDNEIKKK, encoded by the coding sequence ATGCAGTTGTCAAAATCCGAAGAGGAGTTAATGAACATTGTTTGGAAATTGAAAAAGGCCTTTATGAAAGACCTATTGGGTGCCTACCCAGAACCCAAACCCGCCACTACCACCGTAGCAACGCTTTTAAAACGTATGACGGACAAAGGTTTTCTGGCATACAACAGTATTGGAAGAAGCAGGGAGTACTATCCTTTGGTAAAGAAGAAGGATTATTTTTCCAAGCATGTGAACGGGCTCATAAAAAACTTCTTTAACGACAGTGCAAGTCAGTTTGCTTCCTTCTTTGCCAAAGAGACCAACTTGAGCAAAACCGAGTTGGAAGAATTGAAAAAATTGATAGACAACGAAATAAAAAAGAAGTAA
- a CDS encoding PhnA domain-containing protein, producing MGLLEDLQNRSGNTCELCGSTENLQVYEVPPVSTGGMDGSLLGCSICIGQLEDPDTIDSNHWRCLNDSMWSEHDAVKVVAWRMLNRLKSEGWPQDLLDMMYLENETLEWAKATGEGEEESEKIIHRDVNGNILENGDSVVLVKDLKVKGSSMVAKQGTAVRRISLDHENAEYIEGKVDGQQIVIITKYVKKI from the coding sequence ATGGGATTATTAGAGGACTTACAAAACAGAAGCGGAAATACCTGCGAACTATGCGGGTCAACAGAAAACTTACAGGTGTATGAAGTTCCTCCGGTTTCCACAGGTGGTATGGACGGTAGTCTTTTAGGGTGTTCCATCTGCATTGGTCAGCTAGAAGACCCTGATACCATTGATTCCAATCATTGGCGTTGTTTGAACGATAGCATGTGGAGCGAGCACGATGCGGTTAAAGTTGTGGCTTGGCGCATGCTGAATCGGTTAAAATCCGAAGGATGGCCCCAAGATCTTTTGGACATGATGTATTTGGAAAATGAAACATTGGAGTGGGCCAAAGCTACGGGTGAAGGAGAAGAAGAAAGCGAAAAAATCATCCATAGGGATGTGAACGGTAATATTTTGGAGAATGGTGATAGCGTTGTGCTGGTAAAAGACCTAAAAGTGAAGGGTTCCAGCATGGTCGCAAAACAGGGAACCGCCGTGCGACGGATTTCCCTGGATCACGAAAATGCCGAATATATTGAAGGCAAGGTAGATGGTCAACAAATTGTGATCATCACCAAATATGTGAAAAAGATTTAA